The following are from one region of the Treponema denticola genome:
- a CDS encoding HAD family hydrolase: MKKACIFDLDGTLTNSLYSIAHFLNAETAKYGIPPVDAEEFKILTGNGARKLVQRVLERAGKNDKALEEKILTEYNAAYDADPVYLCEAYPGIKKLLADLIKNGISVNVLSNKPHSTTEKVVKTIFGENTFSCILGARDSVALKPDPAGVYEILKMLKLEKKDFLYIGDTATDVQTGKNAGLFTIGVLWGFRKRPELEQAGADAIISSPEEILKIALG, encoded by the coding sequence ATGAAAAAAGCATGTATTTTTGATTTGGATGGGACCTTAACCAACTCCCTTTATTCGATAGCTCATTTTTTAAATGCTGAAACGGCAAAATACGGTATACCGCCTGTAGATGCGGAAGAATTTAAAATCTTAACAGGCAACGGAGCAAGAAAACTTGTGCAAAGAGTTCTTGAACGTGCAGGAAAAAACGATAAGGCCTTAGAAGAAAAAATTCTTACGGAATATAATGCAGCCTATGATGCCGATCCCGTTTATCTGTGCGAGGCCTATCCGGGAATTAAAAAGCTTTTAGCGGATTTAATAAAAAACGGGATTTCGGTCAATGTGCTTTCAAATAAGCCTCATTCCACAACAGAAAAGGTTGTTAAGACAATCTTCGGCGAAAACACTTTTTCGTGTATCCTAGGTGCCCGGGACTCCGTCGCTCTAAAACCTGACCCTGCAGGTGTCTACGAAATTTTAAAAATGCTCAAGCTCGAAAAAAAAGATTTTCTTTATATAGGAGACACGGCAACGGATGTTCAAACCGGAAAAAATGCCGGCCTTTTTACAATCGGTGTTTTATGGGGTTTTAGAAAACGCCCTGAATTGGAACAAGCCGGAGCTGATGCAATAATCTCAAGTCCTGAAGAAATCCTAAAAATAGCCTTAGGCTAA
- a CDS encoding TrmH family RNA methyltransferase, with the protein MGKKFEKELPVCGFESCLALAKHHPEKISRLFFSEKRAKQFGEVCKYLASNKRLYRIVSDDELEKLSESVHHQGVTAMIFEPEIPVLEHEEINLWAQNKEHVLMLDEIGNANNLGAIIRSAAFFGIENIVLTKEDKQASITTSAYRVAQGGMEFVKIFKVSSTAWFLRQCRGRLTCIGTDLRAHHEIADFGRLVEKDEACVIVLGNEERGISEEAKKLCAHLVKIKGSGNVESLNVAQAATLFCHSLSATNPRSF; encoded by the coding sequence ATGGGTAAAAAATTTGAAAAAGAATTGCCGGTTTGCGGCTTTGAAAGCTGTCTTGCTTTGGCAAAACATCATCCCGAAAAAATCTCCCGTTTGTTTTTTTCGGAAAAAAGAGCAAAGCAATTCGGCGAGGTTTGTAAGTATTTGGCTTCCAATAAAAGGTTATATAGAATAGTTTCCGATGATGAATTGGAAAAGCTCTCGGAATCGGTACATCATCAGGGCGTAACTGCGATGATCTTTGAGCCTGAAATTCCTGTTTTAGAGCATGAAGAAATAAACCTTTGGGCTCAAAATAAAGAACACGTTTTAATGCTCGATGAAATAGGAAATGCAAACAATTTGGGAGCAATAATAAGAAGCGCCGCTTTTTTCGGTATAGAAAATATAGTTTTAACAAAAGAAGATAAACAGGCCTCGATTACGACCTCGGCTTATAGGGTCGCGCAGGGCGGAATGGAATTTGTAAAAATCTTTAAGGTTTCATCGACGGCTTGGTTTTTGCGCCAGTGCCGAGGACGGCTTACCTGTATAGGCACGGACTTAAGAGCCCACCACGAAATAGCCGACTTTGGAAGATTAGTCGAAAAAGATGAGGCTTGTGTAATTGTCTTAGGAAATGAAGAGAGGGGAATAAGCGAAGAAGCTAAAAAGCTTTGTGCCCACCTTGTAAAAATAAAGGGAAGCGGCAATGTGGAAAGCTTAAATGTCGCCCAAGCCGCAACCCTTTTTTGCCATAGTC